One window from the genome of Lacerta agilis isolate rLacAgi1 chromosome 18, rLacAgi1.pri, whole genome shotgun sequence encodes:
- the MED26 gene encoding mediator of RNA polymerase II transcription subunit 26, with the protein MTAAPGPSPQQIRDRLLQAIDPNSNIHNMVAVLEVISSLERYPITKEALEETRLGKLINDVRKKTENVELAKRAKKLLRNWQKLIEPGAPSEGAARGPPNPPGSANGGGAHNCRVETPPAGAGPKPTQDAKGRNDVQKLHSPKQLAEKPGARKRRGEPRDGLVGAPLLPLPKAPKACFEVLQNSSPPPTNGIGGGSPDSFPSPPDAGLPAELAEGDKLSKIPINAVRPHTSSPGLFKPSASSLLKVALLVQQEKEEAPAASQPKSPRCASFSPRHVRAETFSRQHTTYSPKGSPPAPSPTRPPPAPDTPSAAPLSPPALVQPALEKRLEAHPQAGLETSLHGIQEAPAGRLTAGASLSSGAGPLPAEPLLAGFSPDACRADSDGAASGSDSKKKKKYRPKDYVVNLDGQALEGGVKPVRLKKERRLTFDPMTGEIKPLAQRDSLPAAHPPPLPEQQHRTGAGEATEPKPPLQSPFEQTNWKELSRNEIIQSYLNRQSSLLSSSGVQTPGAHYFMSEYLKQEESTRRDARKTHVLAPHSKPTDLPGVTREVTRGDLDRICGRHWPGVNGCYDTQGNWYDWTQGISLDPHGDDGRLNVLPYVCLD; encoded by the coding sequence GAGACGAGGCTGGGGAAGCTCATCAACGACGTCAGGAAGAAAACCGAGAATGTGGAGTTGGCCAAGCGGGCTAAGAAGCTGCTGCGGAACTGGCAGAAGCTGATTGAGCCGGGGGCGCCCAGCGAGGGGGCCGCCAGGGGCCCGCCCAACCCGCCGGGGTCTGCCAATGGCGGCGGGGCCCACAACTGCCGGGTGGAGACTCCTCCGGCGGGGGCCGGGCCAAAGCCCACGCAGGACGCGAAGGGCCGGAATGACGTCCAGAAGCTGCACTCCCCAAAGCAGTTGGCGGAGAAGCCGGGGGCTCGGAAGAGGCGGGGGGAGCCGCGCGACGGCCTGGTGGGGGCGCCTCTCCTGCCTCTGCCGAAGGCCCCCAAGGCCTGCTTCGAAGTGTTACAGAACTCCTCGCCGCCCCCGACGAACGGGATCGGGGGCGGCAGCCCAGACAGCTTCCCAAGCCCGCCGGATGCCGGCCTGCCTGCCGAGCTGGCCGAGGGCGACAAGCTCAGCAAGATCCCCATCAACGCGGTGCGGCCCCACACCAGCTCCCCGGGTCTCTTCAAGCCCTCTGCCTCGTCCCTGCTGAAGGTGGCGCTGCTGGtccagcaggagaaggaggaggcgcccgcagccagccagcccaagagCCCCCGCTGCGCCTCTTTCAGCCCCAGGCACGTCCGGGCGGAAACGTTCTCCCGGCAGCACACCACCTACTCCCCTAAGGGCTCGCCGCCTGCTCCTTCCCCGACGAGGCCCCCGCCCGCCCCGGACACCCCCTCAGCGGCTCCCTTGTCGCCCCCTGCCCTCGTGCAGCCGGCGCTGGAGAAGCGGCTGGAGGCCCATCCGCAGGCGGGGCTGGAGACGTCCCTTCACGGCATCCAGGAGGCGCCGGCGGGCCGGCTGACCGCGGGGGCCTCGCTGAGCAGCGGGGCGGGCCCCCTCCCGGCGGAGCCCTTGCTGGCGGGCTTCTCCCCGGACGCGTGCCGGGCGGACAGCGACGGCGCCGCTTCGGGGTCggacagcaagaagaagaagaagtaccgGCCCAAGGACTACGTGGTCAACCTGGACGGGCAGGCGCTGGAAGGGGGGGTCAAGCCGGTGCGGTTAAAAAAGGAGCGGCGGCTGACCTTTGACCCCATGACGGGCGAAATCAAGCCCCTGGCGCAGCGGGACTCCTTGCCGgcggcccacccaccccctctccccgAGCAGCAGCACAGGACAGGCGCAGGGGAGGCCACGGAGCCCAAGCCCCCCCTGCAGAGCCCCTTTGAGCAGACCAACTGGAAGGAGCTGTCCCGGAACGAGATCATCCAGTCCTATTTGAACCGGCAGAGCAGCTTGCTCTCCTCTTCTGGGGTACAGACTCCGGGCGCTCACTACTTCATGTCCGAGTACCTGAAGCAGGAGGAGAGCACCCGCCGGGACGCCCGCAAGACCCACGTCCTGGCGCCCCACAGCAAGCCCACGGACTTGCCCGGGGTGACCCGGGAGGTGACGCGGGGCGACCTCGACAGGATATGCGGGCGCCACTGGCCGGGCGTGAATGGTTGCTACGACACACAGGGTAACTGGTATGATTGGACGCAGGGAATATCCCTCGACCCGCACGGGGACGACGGGCGCCTCAACGTCCTGCCTTATGTCTGCCTGGACTGA